TCATCCAAGGCTTTCCCTCGGATTGACCAACTCCAGTGCATCATCGACTCTAGGATCGGGCAAAGCACTTTGTAGTGCCGGTCTTGGAATCCAGGCCGTCGAGATTGTGAGATGAGAAAGGACATGCCCGTTCGCCAGGCGTTGAGCGCATTCAGGTGCTCGGGAATTGTCTTTAAGCGGCGCCGGACTTCCAGGTTTATCGGTTGTTCAACGTGAGCATGGTCGTTAAGCAGACCTAGGGGTGGGAACAGAGGATAAGGAACTGTGGGCTCAGCCATAGATATAAGTCCTATGCGAACACGGTGACCGCCTGAAGTAAGCGGGAACTGAGTGACTGGTTCAGCTTGGTTTACCAAGTAAACAAGTCACAGCATGTAGATCAGCGCACCGTGCGTAAACGTCATGGAAGGATTCCTTTTGGGGACTCATGACGGAGTGGATGCCCAAGACACAAGCTGCAGCGAATAGGCGCAATGAGTGGCCAAGGTTACTCATGGAAATCGCAAGCGCTGAACGGTCAATCGGTTCTTCATAGACAGCGTACACTCAAGTGAGAAGCACGACAAAGATCACATTGGCGAGTGTCTGACTAGGCTTAAGCAAAAATAGTTGGTGGCTTTGGAGTTGAGATTCGCCGTCTTGTTTTCAAATCTTAGGATTCGATAAATCAAATCTCGCAATCTCGAAAGGCTAGAAGGTAGGGCTCAGAAGCTGTTGATTTGGTTGGATTCTTATAATTCGAGGCAAAGTCCGGTTTTTACCGACTGGTGACAAGCGCGGTATCTGAGCTTGAGTTGAACGTAGTTTAACATAATATACATTATGCGAACCTTTAGGCTGTTCGCCTGTACGCCCAATGCTGCTGATTTGAGGCCTAGCAAACACGTGCTAAGCCCTTAACACTTGGCGTAACGATTCCGCACTCTGAACCGAGCCGCTTGTAGTCGTCACGAACGCTAACGTGCAAGCATTCACCAGAGACCGACGATGGTCTTCGTCGACAGCCGGACGCACTCTGCTTTATCAGCTATATACCAATGACTGAAAAATTTGGTTTGTCTAACGGAATCAGCCATATACCGCTTAAGCTCAAAAATCATGATTGGGTGGTCATCTATACGGACTTCAACACTTTCTTAAGTGTAGAGCCAACTCGAAAAGTAACTTTATCGTCTAGGTCAGCGCCAATTTTATCCATATCAAATCCAACATAACGATGAAAAATTACCATAACGTCTTAGATATGATGTCCAGCGGCTTGCTGGCGCGGATGGTGCGCGCCAGCACTTACCTCGATATGGCAATGCGCTTTAACTAAACCCCATACGCAAATCCCCCTCCCTTGCCAGAAACCGCCCTTCTCTTTTACCGCTCGCCTGGCCTTCGCTGTAACTCAACACGCCATTGACCCACACCCCATCAATTCCTTCCGCCGGCCGCTGCGGTTCATGGAAGTCCGCCATGTCGCGGATGGTCAGCGGATCAAACAACACCAGGTCCGCCCAATACCCTACGCGAATCTCGCCACGCTTTTTTAAGCCAAAACGTGTCGCCGACAATCCGGTCATTTTGTGCACGGCGGTGTGCAGCGGAAAAAGCCCCACATCACGGCTGAAATGCCCGAGTACTCGTGGAAATGCGCCCCACAAGCGCGGGTGCGGGAAAGGATCCTCCGGCAATCCGTCGGAGCCAATCATGGACAGTGGATGAGCAAGAATTCTTCGCACATCAGCCTCGTCCATGCCGTAGTACACCGCTCCAGCCGGTTGCAGCCGTTCGGCGGCATTGAGCAATGACACGCCCCACTCCGCAGCGATGTCGATCAGATCGAGGCCGCCCAGCTCGGGATGCGGCATGGACCAGGTAATTGTGATGCGATGGGCGGCGGTGACTTGCTTGAGGTCTAGGGTCGAAGAGCTGGCCGCGTAGGGATAACAATCGCAGCCCACCGGGTGGGTTTTCGCTGCATGCTCAAGGACCGCTAACAGCTGCGGGCTGCGGCCCCAGTTGCCGACACCGGCACACTTGAGGTGAGAAATGATCACTGGGACTTTCGCGTGACGACCTATCTGGAACGCTTCGTTCATGGCCTCCAGCACTGGTTCGAATTCGCTGCGCAAGTGGGTGGTGTAGACCGCGCCGAATGCCGTCAGCTCTTCAGTCAGTTGCAGCACTTCATCGGTGGACGCCGAAAATGCGCTCGCATAAGCCAGACCAGTAGACAATCCCAACGCGCCCGCTTCCAGGCTGTTACGCAGTTGCTCGCGCATCGCGCTGATTTCATCCGCAGTGGCGGTACGAAACAGGTCATCCAGGTGATTGCTGCGCAGTGCAGTGTGACCAACCAGCGCCGCCACGTTCAGCGTGGTGTTCGCCGCTTCGACGGCCGCTCGGTAATCGCTGAATTTCGGATAAACAAACGCCGCCGCCGTGCCAAGCAAGTTCATCGGGTCTGGCGGATCTGCAAGCAAACTGACCGGCGATGCACTGATCCCACAGTTGCCGACGATCACCGTGGTCACGCCCTGGCTGAGTTTGGGCAGCATCTGCGGCTGGCGGATCACCACCGTGTCGTCATGGGTGTGAACATCAATGAAGCCCGGCGCCAGCACTCGGCCCGCGGCGTCGACTTCTTCGATGGCAGTGGCGTCGTGCAAGTCGCCAATGAACGCGATGCGACCGTTCAGGATCGCCACGTCGGCGGGGTAACCGGGGCTGTTGCTGCCGTCGATAATCAGGGCGTTGCGGATCAGCGTATCGTACAACATGTCAGTCTCCCAACGGCAAGCGATCGTTGCCGCCACGGTAATCGTCCAGGGCCAGTTTGATCCGCCGCAGACGCTCTTGATTGTCTTCAGGATTTGCCAGTGCGAGTTCGGTGGCGAGTACATCAATGGCCAGCAACATGCCGTAGCGCGCCGCTGTGGGTTTATAAATAAACGATGTTTCAACGCCTTGCAGCGGCAGGAGCACATCAGCCTGTTGCGCCAGTGGTGAATCGGCGCGGGTGATGGCGAGAATCCGCGCGCCGTAGCTGCGCGCCAGCTCGACGGCTTCGATCAGTTCAGACGTTATGCCAGTCAGCGAGCAGGCGATCACGACGCGTTCGGTATCGAGGCTAGCGGCGGTGACACGCATCATTACCGGGTCATGGCACACCGCAATCGGGTAGCCAAATCGCACCAATCGCACTTGCAGCTCATCGCTGCACAACGATGAGCAGCCACCCATGCCGAAAGCGTGGATCATCCGCGCCTTGCCCAGTAATTTCACTGCATCGGCAAAGTGTGACTCATTGAAAGCTGCCAAGTGCTGACGCAAGGTCGATTCGATATCACCGACAATCTGGCCGTAAAACGCCGACTGCTCGGGTGTACCGGCCGGGTCGAGGAAACGGCTGCCGACGCCGCTGGCCTGGGCAAGTTGCAAACGTAAGTCGCGCAAGTCCCGACAGCCCACCGTGCGGGCAAAGCGCGACAGGGTGGCGGTGCTGACTTCCGCTCGCAGCGCCAATTCATCTAGGCTGGCAGAAGACGCAAATCCTACGTCATCGAGCATCAGCCGAGCGATGCGTCCTTCCCCGGCACTGAAGGAATCCTGGCGCGTGCGAATCTGGTAGAGGATGTCCATGGCGGCTCCGGCTATAGCAGGTAGGAAAGGCCCACGGTAAGGCCAAACGCGACCAGCGAAATAATCGTTTCGAGCACAGTCCAGGTCTTGAAGGTCTGGGCGACGGTCATGTTGAAGTATTCCTTGATCAACCAGAAGCCGCCGTCATTGACGTGGGAAAAGATAACCGATCCTGCGCCCGTCGCTAGCACCAGCAACTCTGGATGCGGATAACCCAGACCAATCGCCACCGGCGCGACAATCCCCGACGCCGTGGTCATTGCCACCGTCGCAGAACCGGTGGCAATGCGCATTAACGCGGCAAATAGCCAACCCATGATCAGCGGCGACAAGTGAAATTCATGGGCCAGGCTGACAATCTGATCGGTGACGCCGGCCTCCACCAGAATCCGGTTCAACCCACCGCCCGCCCCCACTAACAACGTGATACTGGCCGTCGGCGCCAGACATTCATTGGTAAATTTTAAAATCGATTCGCGGTTGAAGCCTTGGGCGATACCCAGCGTCCAGAAGCTCAGCAAAGTCGCCAGCAACAGCGCGATCACTGAGTTACCAATGAACAATAGAAACTGGTTCAGCCCGCTGCCCGGCGTGGAAATCAGATTCGCCCAGCCGCCGATTAGCATCAACACCACCGGCAGCAAAATAGTCGCCATGGTGATGCCAAAACTCGGAAGTTTGTCGCGCGGTTCACGGTCGAGGAACTGCCGTTCCAGCGGGTTCTGCGCCGGCAGTTGAATGCGCGGCACAATAAATTTTGCATAGAGTGGACCGGCGATGATTGCGGTCGGAATACCGATCAGAATCGCATACAGCAAGGTCTGCCCCACCGACGCCTGATAGGCCTGCACCGCCAGCATCGCCGCGGGGTGCGGCGGCACCAGTGCGTGCACCACCGAGAGCCCGGCGACCATCGGCAAACCGACCATCAGGATCGACACGCCGACACGCCGCGCTACGGTAAAGGCAATCGGCACCAGCAGTACAAAACCAACTTCGAAGAACAACGGCAGCCCGACCAAAAACGCGATACAGACCATCGCCCAGTGAGCGTTTTTCTCGCCGAAGCGGTCGATCAAGGTACGCGCTACCTGCTCGGCGCCGCCGGACTCGGCCATCATCTTGCCGAGCATCGTGCCCAGAGCCACGACTAGTGCGATATGCCCCAGAGTTTTACCCACCCCGGCCTCATAGGTGCCTACCACTCCGGACGCCGGCATTCCCGCCAGCAACGCAAGACCGATGGACACCAGGGTGATCACAATGAACGGATTGAGTCGGTAACGGGCGATCAGAAC
The nucleotide sequence above comes from Pseudomonas sp. AB6. Encoded proteins:
- a CDS encoding D-aminoacylase, which translates into the protein MLYDTLIRNALIIDGSNSPGYPADVAILNGRIAFIGDLHDATAIEEVDAAGRVLAPGFIDVHTHDDTVVIRQPQMLPKLSQGVTTVIVGNCGISASPVSLLADPPDPMNLLGTAAAFVYPKFSDYRAAVEAANTTLNVAALVGHTALRSNHLDDLFRTATADEISAMREQLRNSLEAGALGLSTGLAYASAFSASTDEVLQLTEELTAFGAVYTTHLRSEFEPVLEAMNEAFQIGRHAKVPVIISHLKCAGVGNWGRSPQLLAVLEHAAKTHPVGCDCYPYAASSSTLDLKQVTAAHRITITWSMPHPELGGLDLIDIAAEWGVSLLNAAERLQPAGAVYYGMDEADVRRILAHPLSMIGSDGLPEDPFPHPRLWGAFPRVLGHFSRDVGLFPLHTAVHKMTGLSATRFGLKKRGEIRVGYWADLVLFDPLTIRDMADFHEPQRPAEGIDGVWVNGVLSYSEGQASGKREGRFLAREGDLRMGFS
- a CDS encoding MurR/RpiR family transcriptional regulator; the protein is MDILYQIRTRQDSFSAGEGRIARLMLDDVGFASSASLDELALRAEVSTATLSRFARTVGCRDLRDLRLQLAQASGVGSRFLDPAGTPEQSAFYGQIVGDIESTLRQHLAAFNESHFADAVKLLGKARMIHAFGMGGCSSLCSDELQVRLVRFGYPIAVCHDPVMMRVTAASLDTERVVIACSLTGITSELIEAVELARSYGARILAITRADSPLAQQADVLLPLQGVETSFIYKPTAARYGMLLAIDVLATELALANPEDNQERLRRIKLALDDYRGGNDRLPLGD
- a CDS encoding gluconate:H+ symporter, whose product is MTLSFGYWLLVYAAIAIIALIVLIARYRLNPFIVITLVSIGLALLAGMPASGVVGTYEAGVGKTLGHIALVVALGTMLGKMMAESGGAEQVARTLIDRFGEKNAHWAMVCIAFLVGLPLFFEVGFVLLVPIAFTVARRVGVSILMVGLPMVAGLSVVHALVPPHPAAMLAVQAYQASVGQTLLYAILIGIPTAIIAGPLYAKFIVPRIQLPAQNPLERQFLDREPRDKLPSFGITMATILLPVVLMLIGGWANLISTPGSGLNQFLLFIGNSVIALLLATLLSFWTLGIAQGFNRESILKFTNECLAPTASITLLVGAGGGLNRILVEAGVTDQIVSLAHEFHLSPLIMGWLFAALMRIATGSATVAMTTASGIVAPVAIGLGYPHPELLVLATGAGSVIFSHVNDGGFWLIKEYFNMTVAQTFKTWTVLETIISLVAFGLTVGLSYLL